Proteins from one Salmo salar chromosome ssa07, Ssal_v3.1, whole genome shotgun sequence genomic window:
- the LOC106609227 gene encoding dynamin-1-like protein isoform X1 yields the protein MEALIPVINKLQDVFNTVGADIIQLPQIAVVGTQSSGKSSVLESLVGKDMLPRGTGVVTRRPLILQLVHVDPGDGRKMIDENGVEGDEWGKFLHTKNKIYPDFSEIRQEIENETERISGINKGISDEPIHLKIFSPNVVNLTLVDLPGITKVPVGDQPQDIEVQIRELILKHISNPNSIILAVTAANTDMATSEALKVAREVDPDGRRTLAVVTKLDLMDAGTDAMDVLLGRVIPVKLGLIGVVNRSQLDINHKKSVSDAIRDEHAFLQKRYPSLANRNGTKYLARTLNRLLMHHIRDCLPELKTRINVLAAQYQSLLSSYGQPVEDRNATLLQLITKFAAEYCHTIEGTAKYIETAELCGGARICYIFHETFGRTLESVDPLGGLNTIDILTAIRNATGPRPSLFVPEVSFELLVKKQVKRLEEPSLRCVELVHEEMQRIIQHCSNYSTQELLRFPKLHDAIVEVVTSLLRKRLPITNEMVHNLVAIELAYINTKHPDFADACGVMNNNIEESRRNRMRELPTAVPRDKSVVNGPVSQPPIPTEPPAPVDAEGAKPPGAGPQGDQEGTGNWRGMLKKGDDGAPGSGPASPHKGLAVNLLDVPVPVARKLSSREQRDCEVIERLIKSYFLIVRKNIQDSVPKAVMHFLVNHVKDSLQSELVGQLYKSGLLNDLLTESEDMAQRRKEAADMLEALQKASQVIAEIRETNLW from the exons AGCAGTGGGAAGAGCTCTGTGTTGGAGAGCCTGGTTGGCAAGGACATGCTGCCCCGTGGGACAGGTGTAGTGACCCGCCGGCCACTCATCCTACAGCTAGTCCACGTGGATCCTGGAGATGGCAGGAAAATGATAGATGAGAATG GCGTGGAAGGAGATGAATGGGGCAAGTTCCTACACACCAAAAACAAG ATCTACCCAGACTTCAGTGAAATCAGGCAGGAAATCGAAAATGAAACGGAAAGAATTTCAGGTATTAACAAG GGGATCAGCGATGAGCCTATTCACTTGAAGATTTTCTCTCCTAATGTGGTGAACCTCACTCTGGTGGATCTACCCGGCATCACCAAG GTCCCAGTGGGAGACCAGCCCCAAGACATAGAGGTGCAGATCAGAGAGCTGATCCTGAAGCACATCTCCAACCCCAACTCCATCATCCTGGCTGTGACCGCTGCCAACACAGACATGGCCACCTCAGAGGCCCTCAAAGTGGCCCGTGAGGTCGATCCCGACG GCAGGAGGACACTGGCGGTGGTGACCAAGCTGGACTTGATGGACGCTGGTACCGATGCTATGGACGTCCTGCTGGGCCGGGTCATCCCTGTCAAACTGGGCCTCATCGGAGTGGTCAACAG GAGTCAGTTGGACATCAACCATAAGAAGTCAGTGAGCGATGCCATCCGAGATGAACATGCTTTCCTGCAGAAGAGGTATCCCTCTCTCGCTAATCGAAATGGAACCAAGTATCTGGCCAGGACACTGAACAG GTTACTGATGCACCACATCAGAGACTGTCTGCCGGAGCTGAAGACGCGTATCAACGTGCTGGCGGCCCAGTACCAGTCTCTGTTGAGCAGCTACGGCCAGCCCGTTGAGGACCGGAATGCCACACTTCTGCAGCTCATAACCAAATTCGCTGCAGAGTACTGCCACACTATCGAGGGCACCGCCAAGTACATTGAGACGGCTGAGCT ATGCGGTGGTGCCAGAATCTGTTACATATTTCACGAGACTTTTGGGCGAACATTAGAGTCAGTGGATCCCCTAGGAGGACTCAACACCATAGACATCCTGACTGCCATCAGGAACGCCACT GGCCCTCGTCCGTCTCTGTTTGTGCCTGAGGTGTCGTTTGAGCTGCTGGTGAAGAAGCAGGTGAAGAGACTGGAGGAGCCAAGCCTGCGCTGTGTAGAGCtggtccatgaggagatgcagaGGATCATCCAGCACTGCAGCAACTACAGCACACAG GAGTTGTTGAGATTTCCAAAGCTCCATGATGCCATAGTAGAAGTGGTCACCTCTCTGCTCAGGAAAAGGCTGCCTATCACCAATGAGATG GTGCATAATCTGGTGGCCATAGAGCTGGCCTACATCAACACCAAACACCCTGACTTTGCCGATGCCTGTGGGGTCATGAACAACAACATAGAG GAGTCGAGGAGAAACAGAATGAGAGAGCTGCCCACTGCAGTCCCCAGGGATAAG tCAGTAGTTAATGGTCCAGTCAGCCAGCCTCCCATTCCTACCGAGCCCCCTGCCCCTGTGGACGCGGAGGGTGCCAAG CCTCCCGGAGCAGGGCCCCAGGGGGACCAGGAGGGGACAGGGAACTGGAGAGGCATGCTGAAGAAAGGGGACGACGGGGCCCCCGGCTCTGGCCCCGCCAGCCCCCATAAGGGCCTTGCCGTCAACCTGCTGGATGTG CCCGTTCCCGTTGCCAGGAAGTTGTCTTCTCGGGAGCAGCGTGACTGTGAGGTCATCGAGAGACTCATCAAGTCCTACTTTCTCATCGTCCGGAAAAACATCCAAGACAG CGTGCCCAAGGCAGTGATGCACTTCCTGGTGAACCATGTGAAGGACAGTCTACAGAGTGAGCTGGTGGGTCAGCTCTATAAGTCTGGTCTTCTCAACGACctgctcactgagtctgaggACATGGCCCAGAGACGCAAGGAGGCTGCAGACATGCTAGAG GCTCTGCAGAAGGCCAGTCAGGTCATTGCTGAGATCAGAGAGACTAATCTGTGGTAA
- the LOC106609227 gene encoding dynamin-1-like protein isoform X2 produces MEALIPVINKLQDVFNTVGADIIQLPQIAVVGTQSSGKSSVLESLVGKDMLPRGTGVVTRRPLILQLVHVDPGDGRKMIDENGVEGDEWGKFLHTKNKIYPDFSEIRQEIENETERISGINKGISDEPIHLKIFSPNVVNLTLVDLPGITKVPVGDQPQDIEVQIRELILKHISNPNSIILAVTAANTDMATSEALKVAREVDPDGRRTLAVVTKLDLMDAGTDAMDVLLGRVIPVKLGLIGVVNRSQLDINHKKSVSDAIRDEHAFLQKRYPSLANRNGTKYLARTLNRLLMHHIRDCLPELKTRINVLAAQYQSLLSSYGQPVEDRNATLLQLITKFAAEYCHTIEGTAKYIETAELCGGARICYIFHETFGRTLESVDPLGGLNTIDILTAIRNATGPRPSLFVPEVSFELLVKKQVKRLEEPSLRCVELVHEEMQRIIQHCSNYSTQELLRFPKLHDAIVEVVTSLLRKRLPITNEMVHNLVAIELAYINTKHPDFADACGVMNNNIEESRRNRMRELPTAVPRDKPPGAGPQGDQEGTGNWRGMLKKGDDGAPGSGPASPHKGLAVNLLDVPVPVARKLSSREQRDCEVIERLIKSYFLIVRKNIQDSVPKAVMHFLVNHVKDSLQSELVGQLYKSGLLNDLLTESEDMAQRRKEAADMLEALQKASQVIAEIRETNLW; encoded by the exons AGCAGTGGGAAGAGCTCTGTGTTGGAGAGCCTGGTTGGCAAGGACATGCTGCCCCGTGGGACAGGTGTAGTGACCCGCCGGCCACTCATCCTACAGCTAGTCCACGTGGATCCTGGAGATGGCAGGAAAATGATAGATGAGAATG GCGTGGAAGGAGATGAATGGGGCAAGTTCCTACACACCAAAAACAAG ATCTACCCAGACTTCAGTGAAATCAGGCAGGAAATCGAAAATGAAACGGAAAGAATTTCAGGTATTAACAAG GGGATCAGCGATGAGCCTATTCACTTGAAGATTTTCTCTCCTAATGTGGTGAACCTCACTCTGGTGGATCTACCCGGCATCACCAAG GTCCCAGTGGGAGACCAGCCCCAAGACATAGAGGTGCAGATCAGAGAGCTGATCCTGAAGCACATCTCCAACCCCAACTCCATCATCCTGGCTGTGACCGCTGCCAACACAGACATGGCCACCTCAGAGGCCCTCAAAGTGGCCCGTGAGGTCGATCCCGACG GCAGGAGGACACTGGCGGTGGTGACCAAGCTGGACTTGATGGACGCTGGTACCGATGCTATGGACGTCCTGCTGGGCCGGGTCATCCCTGTCAAACTGGGCCTCATCGGAGTGGTCAACAG GAGTCAGTTGGACATCAACCATAAGAAGTCAGTGAGCGATGCCATCCGAGATGAACATGCTTTCCTGCAGAAGAGGTATCCCTCTCTCGCTAATCGAAATGGAACCAAGTATCTGGCCAGGACACTGAACAG GTTACTGATGCACCACATCAGAGACTGTCTGCCGGAGCTGAAGACGCGTATCAACGTGCTGGCGGCCCAGTACCAGTCTCTGTTGAGCAGCTACGGCCAGCCCGTTGAGGACCGGAATGCCACACTTCTGCAGCTCATAACCAAATTCGCTGCAGAGTACTGCCACACTATCGAGGGCACCGCCAAGTACATTGAGACGGCTGAGCT ATGCGGTGGTGCCAGAATCTGTTACATATTTCACGAGACTTTTGGGCGAACATTAGAGTCAGTGGATCCCCTAGGAGGACTCAACACCATAGACATCCTGACTGCCATCAGGAACGCCACT GGCCCTCGTCCGTCTCTGTTTGTGCCTGAGGTGTCGTTTGAGCTGCTGGTGAAGAAGCAGGTGAAGAGACTGGAGGAGCCAAGCCTGCGCTGTGTAGAGCtggtccatgaggagatgcagaGGATCATCCAGCACTGCAGCAACTACAGCACACAG GAGTTGTTGAGATTTCCAAAGCTCCATGATGCCATAGTAGAAGTGGTCACCTCTCTGCTCAGGAAAAGGCTGCCTATCACCAATGAGATG GTGCATAATCTGGTGGCCATAGAGCTGGCCTACATCAACACCAAACACCCTGACTTTGCCGATGCCTGTGGGGTCATGAACAACAACATAGAG GAGTCGAGGAGAAACAGAATGAGAGAGCTGCCCACTGCAGTCCCCAGGGATAAG CCTCCCGGAGCAGGGCCCCAGGGGGACCAGGAGGGGACAGGGAACTGGAGAGGCATGCTGAAGAAAGGGGACGACGGGGCCCCCGGCTCTGGCCCCGCCAGCCCCCATAAGGGCCTTGCCGTCAACCTGCTGGATGTG CCCGTTCCCGTTGCCAGGAAGTTGTCTTCTCGGGAGCAGCGTGACTGTGAGGTCATCGAGAGACTCATCAAGTCCTACTTTCTCATCGTCCGGAAAAACATCCAAGACAG CGTGCCCAAGGCAGTGATGCACTTCCTGGTGAACCATGTGAAGGACAGTCTACAGAGTGAGCTGGTGGGTCAGCTCTATAAGTCTGGTCTTCTCAACGACctgctcactgagtctgaggACATGGCCCAGAGACGCAAGGAGGCTGCAGACATGCTAGAG GCTCTGCAGAAGGCCAGTCAGGTCATTGCTGAGATCAGAGAGACTAATCTGTGGTAA
- the LOC106609227 gene encoding dynamin-1-like protein isoform X3: MLPRGTGVVTRRPLILQLVHVDPGDGRKMIDENGVEGDEWGKFLHTKNKIYPDFSEIRQEIENETERISGINKGISDEPIHLKIFSPNVVNLTLVDLPGITKVPVGDQPQDIEVQIRELILKHISNPNSIILAVTAANTDMATSEALKVAREVDPDGRRTLAVVTKLDLMDAGTDAMDVLLGRVIPVKLGLIGVVNRSQLDINHKKSVSDAIRDEHAFLQKRYPSLANRNGTKYLARTLNRLLMHHIRDCLPELKTRINVLAAQYQSLLSSYGQPVEDRNATLLQLITKFAAEYCHTIEGTAKYIETAELCGGARICYIFHETFGRTLESVDPLGGLNTIDILTAIRNATGPRPSLFVPEVSFELLVKKQVKRLEEPSLRCVELVHEEMQRIIQHCSNYSTQELLRFPKLHDAIVEVVTSLLRKRLPITNEMVHNLVAIELAYINTKHPDFADACGVMNNNIEESRRNRMRELPTAVPRDKSVVNGPVSQPPIPTEPPAPVDAEGAKPPGAGPQGDQEGTGNWRGMLKKGDDGAPGSGPASPHKGLAVNLLDVPVPVARKLSSREQRDCEVIERLIKSYFLIVRKNIQDSVPKAVMHFLVNHVKDSLQSELVGQLYKSGLLNDLLTESEDMAQRRKEAADMLEALQKASQVIAEIRETNLW, translated from the exons ATGCTGCCCCGTGGGACAGGTGTAGTGACCCGCCGGCCACTCATCCTACAGCTAGTCCACGTGGATCCTGGAGATGGCAGGAAAATGATAGATGAGAATG GCGTGGAAGGAGATGAATGGGGCAAGTTCCTACACACCAAAAACAAG ATCTACCCAGACTTCAGTGAAATCAGGCAGGAAATCGAAAATGAAACGGAAAGAATTTCAGGTATTAACAAG GGGATCAGCGATGAGCCTATTCACTTGAAGATTTTCTCTCCTAATGTGGTGAACCTCACTCTGGTGGATCTACCCGGCATCACCAAG GTCCCAGTGGGAGACCAGCCCCAAGACATAGAGGTGCAGATCAGAGAGCTGATCCTGAAGCACATCTCCAACCCCAACTCCATCATCCTGGCTGTGACCGCTGCCAACACAGACATGGCCACCTCAGAGGCCCTCAAAGTGGCCCGTGAGGTCGATCCCGACG GCAGGAGGACACTGGCGGTGGTGACCAAGCTGGACTTGATGGACGCTGGTACCGATGCTATGGACGTCCTGCTGGGCCGGGTCATCCCTGTCAAACTGGGCCTCATCGGAGTGGTCAACAG GAGTCAGTTGGACATCAACCATAAGAAGTCAGTGAGCGATGCCATCCGAGATGAACATGCTTTCCTGCAGAAGAGGTATCCCTCTCTCGCTAATCGAAATGGAACCAAGTATCTGGCCAGGACACTGAACAG GTTACTGATGCACCACATCAGAGACTGTCTGCCGGAGCTGAAGACGCGTATCAACGTGCTGGCGGCCCAGTACCAGTCTCTGTTGAGCAGCTACGGCCAGCCCGTTGAGGACCGGAATGCCACACTTCTGCAGCTCATAACCAAATTCGCTGCAGAGTACTGCCACACTATCGAGGGCACCGCCAAGTACATTGAGACGGCTGAGCT ATGCGGTGGTGCCAGAATCTGTTACATATTTCACGAGACTTTTGGGCGAACATTAGAGTCAGTGGATCCCCTAGGAGGACTCAACACCATAGACATCCTGACTGCCATCAGGAACGCCACT GGCCCTCGTCCGTCTCTGTTTGTGCCTGAGGTGTCGTTTGAGCTGCTGGTGAAGAAGCAGGTGAAGAGACTGGAGGAGCCAAGCCTGCGCTGTGTAGAGCtggtccatgaggagatgcagaGGATCATCCAGCACTGCAGCAACTACAGCACACAG GAGTTGTTGAGATTTCCAAAGCTCCATGATGCCATAGTAGAAGTGGTCACCTCTCTGCTCAGGAAAAGGCTGCCTATCACCAATGAGATG GTGCATAATCTGGTGGCCATAGAGCTGGCCTACATCAACACCAAACACCCTGACTTTGCCGATGCCTGTGGGGTCATGAACAACAACATAGAG GAGTCGAGGAGAAACAGAATGAGAGAGCTGCCCACTGCAGTCCCCAGGGATAAG tCAGTAGTTAATGGTCCAGTCAGCCAGCCTCCCATTCCTACCGAGCCCCCTGCCCCTGTGGACGCGGAGGGTGCCAAG CCTCCCGGAGCAGGGCCCCAGGGGGACCAGGAGGGGACAGGGAACTGGAGAGGCATGCTGAAGAAAGGGGACGACGGGGCCCCCGGCTCTGGCCCCGCCAGCCCCCATAAGGGCCTTGCCGTCAACCTGCTGGATGTG CCCGTTCCCGTTGCCAGGAAGTTGTCTTCTCGGGAGCAGCGTGACTGTGAGGTCATCGAGAGACTCATCAAGTCCTACTTTCTCATCGTCCGGAAAAACATCCAAGACAG CGTGCCCAAGGCAGTGATGCACTTCCTGGTGAACCATGTGAAGGACAGTCTACAGAGTGAGCTGGTGGGTCAGCTCTATAAGTCTGGTCTTCTCAACGACctgctcactgagtctgaggACATGGCCCAGAGACGCAAGGAGGCTGCAGACATGCTAGAG GCTCTGCAGAAGGCCAGTCAGGTCATTGCTGAGATCAGAGAGACTAATCTGTGGTAA